The genomic segment GGCTCGGATTATCTCAGCCTCGCGTCGCTCGATCGCCGAACGGGCGCCGTCGTCGCGCAGTCGCCGCTGATTCGCAACGTCGACTATACGATCGACTACGCGACCGGCGTGTTGCGCTTTATCAACGTTCCGTTGCCGTTCGACGAGAACTTCAACCCGCAAGTCCTGGAGATCCACTATCAATACCGCGGCGTGGGCGTCAACTCGCGTACGACCGGCGCCGACGCGCGGTTTCAATTCGGCAAGCTCGGAACGACGCGGCTCAACCTCGGATACGTCAACGATGCGACCGGAGCCGGAAACTTTTCGATGCTCTCGCAAACGCTCTCGGGGAAGCTCTCGGGCGGCGGATGGACGCTCTCGCACGCAACGAGCGACGGAGCGTCGCCGGCGTTCGCGGGGCAAGCCGTCTCGAACGGCACCCACGGGGGCGCGCTCGCCTTCGGTATGAACGACCGCGTCGGACGCGACCAAATCGATCTGCAGTATCAGGATACGGGCAACGGCTTTTCAGATCCGTTCGGCGGCATCTCGAACCCGGGATTCACGAATTATCGAGCGGCATGGTCGCGCCGCACCTCGTCCTCCGACACGCTCGTATTCGAAGCCGACGGTCAGAAGAATCGCGGACTCGGCAACGACGACTCGCAGAACAACGTCTCGCTGCTGATGCGCAAGACGGTCGCGAAGTCGCTTTCACTCGTGCTGGGCCTGGCGGCGCACGCGCAGCACAACGCGCCGCTGATAGCGGCTGGGCAAGGCTCCAACACCCTTCAAACGAATACGCCGCAGAGTTCGACCGACGCTCACCTGCAACTCGGATTCGATTGGAAGGCGACGAAAAAGATCGATCTTCGCATGCAGCACGATCAGGCACTCGGCGGAAACGACGCGCTCTCCACGCAGCCGGCGCAGACCACGGCCGAATTGAGCTATGCGTTCGACGGCAAGGGAAAGATGTTCGTTCGCGAGCTGCTCAGCGCGGCGCCTACGACGGTCTTCGCGCAAGCCGCCGGCACGCTTGGCGCCGCGAATCTCGGCACGCGCACGACCCAGATCGGCTTCGAGCGAGCGCTGGGCCCGGCAACCACGATCGACAGCGAGTATTTGATGACCAACAGCGGCAATGCGACCGACATTTACTCCGCGCTCGGCGTGCAGCAGAAATTCTCGCTCGGCAAACGGCTGGGCGGAAATCTGCTCTTTCAGCGAGCCAACGCAACGGGCGCCGGCGCGGCGGGCTTCGCCGTGTACGGCGGCTCGATCGCCTATACGGATACCAAAGATTTTCGCGCGGCGCTTTCGTATCAATCGCGCACCGGCGTGGGCGGCGGCACGACGCTAAGCGGCGGTTTCACCGGACATATGGGGCCGAATCTCTCCGTGCTCGGCACGATCGCGCAAGCGATCGGCAACGGCAACCGCGCCGGCGACGACCGCATCACGCTCGCGTACCGGCCGGCGGGGAACGACCGGCTCGTTTCGCTCGTGGGCTATTCGCAGATCAGCGGAACATCCGCGCTGCTCGCGGACCGCACCGACGTGCTCTCGTTTGAAGAACTCTTTCGACCGTGGAGCGGGTTCGAGCTCGCCGGACGCATCGCAACCAAGCTCGACGGCGGCGGCTACTACGCGGCGCACACCGCACTCGCCGGTATCCGCGTGCGTCAGAACGTCGGTACGCGTTTCGATCTGGGCGGAGAACTCCGGTCGCTCTCTGCCGCGAACATTCCCGGCGCGCGCGCCACGGACTTTGCCGTGGAAGCCGGCTACGCGCTCGGCACTAGCACGCGCCTCGCCGCCGGCTACAACTTCTCGGGCAGCGTCGACCCGACGCTCACCGGGCACCCGCAGCGCAAAGGTTTCTACCTAACGTTCACCACGATGGTCGATCGGGTTTTCGGTTGGGGCGCGCACTGATACGGCGCGCGCTCGCGTTGGCCGTTTGCGTAGCGCAGCTCGTTGCGACCCTGATCGTGGTGTTGCCGGTCTCCGCGCTGCCGGCGCTCGCGGCTCCCGCACTTTGCGCGCTGCCCGGCAACGACGACCCGGCCGCGCCGGGAGGTGTGATAAACGATTACTTCCCGGGGACTGCCAACGTCGCGGCGGGCGCGACGTCGATTCAAGTCGGCGCGCAAGACCCGAACGGGTTCGGCGCGACGGTCGGCGCCGGCGACTTATTGATCGTCATGCAGATGCAAGACGCATCGATCAATTCCGGCAACTCGGCATCGTATGGGAACGGGACCGGCAGCGGTGCGACGTCGGTCGGCCGCAGCGGGCAGTACGAATACGTCGTCGCGACCGGTGCGATTAGCGGCGGCACGCTCCCGGTTAAGGGCGCGGGTGCCGGCGGCGGGACGCTCTATTCCTACGGGAGTTCGGCCGCGCCGAATCTCAAGTCGTTTCAAGTTATCCGCGTTCCACAATATTCATCGCTCCCGTCGGGCGCGTCGTATCAGCCGATTACGTGGAACGGTGCGGATGGCGGCGTGCTCGCGCTCGACGTGGTCAATAGTATCGGCAACGATACGTTGAGTGCGAACAGCGACGGATTTCGCGGCGGCGGCGTCGACGTGCAGAGCGGTTCCGCAGTCGATACGAACGCCGACTACGCCGACGCGTACGCGCAAGCCGCGCAGGGAACCAAAGGCGAGGGAATCGCGGGTACGCCGAACGCCGTCTACGACGGCAATCTTTGGGCGGCCGCATATCCGGCGAGCCCCGATAGTTATCCCGGCGGCAGTAAGGCGCGTGGTGCGCCCGGCAACGCCGGCGGCGGCGCCGACGATAACCATCCCTCCGGCAACGATGAAAACAGCGGCGGCGGCGGTGGAGCGAACGGTGGAAACGGCGGCATGGGCGGCATGAATTGGAGCCCGAACGGCAATCCGTATTCCGGCTCGAACCTCACGGGCGTCAATCCCAACGTCGGCGGCCTCGGCGGTACGGCGGTGCCCTCCGCGGCGAATCAGATCGCGCTCGGCGGCGGCGGCGGATCGGGCGCCAACAACAACGGCACCGGCGGAACCGACGCAAATTCGGTGGTTATCGGCGGCAGCGGCGGTCCCGGCGGCGGTGCGATTCTCTTACGCGCCGGCGGCTCGACCGGCGGCGTGACGCTCAACGCCAATGGCGACAACGGCATCGGCACCTTAAATGACGGCGCCGGCGGCGCGGGTGCCGGCGGCAGCATCGTCGTTACGTCGCCCAACGCATTGGCCGGCATCACGGCGAGCGCGTCGGGCGGCACGGGGGGCAGCGCCTGGCCCGCGCAGCCGGCGGGCGCTACCAACAATCACGGTCCGGGCGGCGGCGGCGGCGGCGGTGCGGTGCTCTTTTCGAGCGGCGTCGCGGCGAGCGTTACCGGAGGCTCGAACGGCACGACGACCACCGCGGCGATCCCGTATGGGTCGACGCCCGGCGGCGCCGGCACGACCGGCAGCATAGCCGCGAGTCAGATTCCGGGCGCGTCGTCCGGTGCGGAATGCGGCTTGCCGAGTTCCGTTGGAAACCTCAGCAACGGGCCGCACGATTCCAATCCCGCGTCGCTTCCCAAGAGCGGCTCGGACGATACCGGTTCCTACGACGGCAACGTCTCGGTCTCGAACAACAACGACTTCACCGCGCGCAGCATTCCACTCAACGGCGCGAATCCGGCGCCGACGAATACGTCGACGGTTCCGGGAACGTGGGCGGGAAATACCGTGACGCTTCCGTCGGCCGCGAACGTGAACGTTCCAAACGAACTCTACTACAACAACACGCGCGGCAAGGGCATACAGGTCACTCTTAACGCGACCGTTCCGGCGGGATTCGCCGTGCGTATCTGCGCGGACAACGCGGGCACGCCCGATTGTGCGCCCGCGACGGTTACGTGTTCGAAAAACGGTCCGGCGGGATGGTTTAGCATCGGCTCGAGCGGGGCGACCTCGCAGTCGGTCTATTGCTTTAAGAAATCGACCGCGGCGGCCATAACCTATTGGGCCGAATACACGACGCCGACACAGCTAACGGCGTTCGCTCGGTACGACGCCCTTATCGCCGCTACCGACTCGCAATCCCCGCCCGCGACGAACGATACGCACGACGAACTCTATGCCGGATTCATTCCGCTAACCAAGACGATGACGGTGGTGCGCACCGCGTGCCCGGCCGGCGCGATCGTGCCGAGCTTCGGAGCGTGTCCCGGCGGCGTGGTGAAATACTCGATCGACTACCGGAACGTCATGGCCGGCGCGGGGCAAGGCACCGAGGCCGCACTCACGAGCGCGTTTTTGATAACCAGTCCCGGCTCTCTCGCGATTGCCGACGACGGTTCCTTAAGCACGCTGCCAAACGGCACGATCAACAACTGGGCGAGCTTCAGCAAAGGATTGAAAGAAGCGCTCTCGGCGGGCCTGGGCAACAACACGACGTGCGGCACGACCGCCAACACTTGCGGCGACACGACCGGCGGCACGATCTTCAGCTATTTCACCGGCATCCCCGCAGCGGGCGCAGGCTCGACAACGTTTCCCGCAGGATCGCCGACGACCAAATTCACCGCCCAGATCGGCGGAGCCGGCTTCGCGCTCTACCCCGCAAGTTTCGCCGGCCAAACCTCCGCCGGCTCCATAACCTTCGCCGTAGTCGTCAAGTAAACCGCACCTTCGTCACGGCAAGCTCATGCTGCGACAGGCTCATGCTGCGACAGGCTCATGCTGCGACAGGCTCATGCTTCGACAGGCTCATGCTTCGACAGGCTCAGCATGACAACAAAAAAACGCCCCCTTTGTCATCCTGAGCCTGTCGAAGGACGAGCTTGTCGAAGGACGGCGGATGTGGCTAGGGTGTTTTGCTGCCGTCTTCTAGGGCGTCGAACTTTGCTTGGGCGATGCGCTTTACGTCGGGATCGTCGGTCTCGGTGGCGGCTTTGAATTGGGCGATGGCGAGTTGCGTCTTGCCTTGATCGCTGAAGACTTGCCCGAGCAGATAATGCAGCCGGCCGTCCTTCGGCGAAACGGCGAGCCCTTTGGCGAGAACCGACTCCGCTAGGGTGTAGAGCTTGTGCTGCTCGTACTCGTAGCCCAGATCGGTGTAGGCATCGATCGAGTACGGATATACCGCCAACGCATCGACGTAGAACGACACGGCTTTCTTCCAATCGCCGCGCGCGTCGGCGAGGTAGCCGAAATTGACCAGCGCCTCGGGTTGTTCGGGCTGCGCGTTGTGGGCGATCGCGAGCATCTCTTCCGCGTTCTTGAGGTCGCCCATCTCCAGATAGGTCGCGCCCAAATTTACCGTGCAGGTGTAGCCGTACGAATCCATCTTACGGCAGCGCTTGAAATAATCGACGGCGATCGGATACTGCCGTTCGTCGAGAAACGCCAATCCCAAGCCGTTGATCGCCATCTCGGAGTCGGGTGCGTTGTCGAGCGCCTTCTTAAAGTAAATGACGGCGAGATCGGGGCGATGGACGCTCGCGTAGACTTTGCCGAGTTCGACGTTCGCTTCGGGATCGGTCGGATACTCGAGGGCGATGCGAATTTTATCGTTCAT from the Candidatus Baltobacteraceae bacterium genome contains:
- a CDS encoding tetratricopeptide repeat protein — its product is MTRLLGLILLSAALSMTPLCARAGLVLNPPLSTTMPSDPQGAMEEARGKVAAGNLDAAISILVRYVAAHPDEVAPARLLGDLYYRRGDLKRAESTYDAILAKLPRDRETHNRLGSVYATENRIDDAIDEFNHSLPGTDAVPDLVRLHEIRGDLGAYMNDKIRIALEYPTDPEANVELGKVYASVHRPDLAVIYFKKALDNAPDSEMAINGLGLAFLDERQYPIAVDYFKRCRKMDSYGYTCTVNLGATYLEMGDLKNAEEMLAIAHNAQPEQPEALVNFGYLADARGDWKKAVSFYVDALAVYPYSIDAYTDLGYEYEQHKLYTLAESVLAKGLAVSPKDGRLHYLLGQVFSDQGKTQLAIAQFKAATETDDPDVKRIAQAKFDALEDGSKTP